From the genome of Mycteria americana isolate JAX WOST 10 ecotype Jacksonville Zoo and Gardens chromosome 12, USCA_MyAme_1.0, whole genome shotgun sequence, one region includes:
- the THUMPD1 gene encoding THUMP domain-containing protein 1 yields MAAAEPAARKRRPKGHFAAAAGRAKRPRGGGRQLEAGMRGILITCNMNERKCVGEAYSLLGEYGDLLYGPEQFSDHEERLSGSEREEDEDDIEAALKKEVGQIRASTEQKLRRFQSVESGANNVVFIRTRGIEPDNLVHHILKDMHATKKKKTRVILRMLPISGTCKAFMEDMKKYTETFFEPWFKAPNKGTFQIVYKARNNSHMSREEVIKELAGIVGSLNPENKVDLNNPQYTIVVEIIKNVCCLSVVRDYVLFRKYNLQEVVKSNKEDTQQNPSSLTEDQNSKVVKPETEEEEKSSKEVEQENKNQGEIEAEPKGNDALTV; encoded by the exons ATggccgcggcggagccggcggcgcggAAGCGGCGGCCCAAGGGGCActtcgcggcggcggcggggcgggccaagcggccccgcggcggcgggcggcagctggAGGCCGGCATGCGCGGCATCCTCATCACCTGCAACATGAACGAGCGCAAGTGCGTGGGGGAGGCCTACAGCCTCCTCGGCGAGTACGGGGACCTGCTCTACGGGCCCGAGCAG TTTTCAGATCACGAGGAGCGGCTGTCTGGAAGCgagagggaggaggatgaggacgATATTGAGGCTGCCCTGAAGAAGGAGGTCGGCCAGATCCGCGCCTCGACGGAGCAGAAGCTGCGGCGGTTCCAGTCTGTGGAGAGCGGCGCCAACAACGTCGTCTTCATCAGAACCCGGGGCATAG AACCTGACAACCTGGTGCACCATATATTAAAGGATATGCATGCCACTAAAAAGAAGAAGACAAGAGTCATTCTGCGCATGCTGCCCATTTCTGGAACTTGCAAGGCTTTTATGGAGGATATGAAAAAATACACGGAAACGTTTTTTGAGCCTTGGTTTAAAGCCCCTAATAAGGGTACTTTTCAGATTGTTTACAAAGCTCGTAATAACAGTCATATGAGTAGGGAAGAAGTAATTAAGGAATTGGCAG GAATTGTGGGCAGCCTCAATCCAGAAAACAAAGTCGATCTTAATAACCCACAATATACAATTGTggtggaaataataaaaaacgtCTGTTGCTTGAGTGTGGTGAGAGACTATGTTCTGTTCAGAAAATACAATCTACAGGAGGTGGTGAAGAGCAACAAAGAAGACACACAACAAAACCCATCAAGTCTGACAGAAGACCAGAACTCGAAGGTAGTAAAACCGGaaactgaggaggaggagaagagctcAAAAGAAGTAGAACAAGAGAACAAGAATCAAGGTGAAATAGAAGCTGAGCCCAAGGGGAATGATGCGCTGACAGTGTAG